ACTAACGGACCGGGGTTGTTGGACGGAGAAGGCCCCCGGGCCCGGCATGCGTTGACGGTGTCCCGACACGGCGACTACTCAGGGGCCATGTCGCCAAGATTCCCCTCCGCCGGCCTGGTCGCCGTCGCCTCAGCCGCCGTCCTGGCGCTCGTGGGGACCGCCGCCCTCCCCGCTGCAGCCGCCACCGATCCGTCCCCCGCGCCACCGGCCGCAGCGGCGAAGCCCAGCGGCTCCGTCACCATCGGCTCCACCCAGCTCACGGTCGCCGTGGCCGACGACTTCCCGCGCGTCCTCTCGTACACCGACCGGGCCAGTGGCAAGAGCCTCCTCGGCAGTACGCGCCCGGTCACCGCCGTCACCCTCAACGGCACCGCCCACCCGGTGAAGCTCAAGGGCGCGCCGAAGGTGAACGGCTCCGCCGCCCGCTACACCCTCGCCTTCACCGGTCTGCCCGGCGTGGAGGTCGACGCCTCACTCACCGTCTCCGGCCGGACCACCACCTTCAAGGTGACCGCCGTCCGCGACACCGCCGCCTTCCGGGTGGGGACCATCGACATCCCCGGCCACGACCTGATCTCCGTCGGCTCCGCCGAACCCGGCGCCGCCACCGCGTTCACGACCCTGGACCCGGACTCCACCCGCACCGCCGACGTGTTCGCCGAGGTCACCTGGGAGACCGAGCCGGACCCCGCCCCCGTCGGCGCCACCTACGCGATCCTCAACACCTCCTCCCTCGCCGCCACCGTGGAGTCCAACTCCTCCTACGACAAGCCCTCGGGCCCCACCGGCGGCGATGACGCCCGCCTCTGGCGCCAGGCCCGCACGGAGGCCGACGGGAGCGGTGTCCGGGTCGGCGTCAGCTCCGGCCAGTGGACCTACCGGGGCGAGGGCGCACCGAAGCCGGAGAGCGGGGAGAACCTGCCCTGGGCCAAGGTCGTCGTCACCCCGGACGCCAACGGGGACAAGACCGTCGACTGGCAGGACGGGGCCATCGCCTTCCGCTCCATCGGCATCACCGCGCCCGGCAGCGAGGAGACCGCCGACCGGGTCGTCACCCACATCCCGTTCAACTTCGCCAGCCAGGCCACCCACCCCTTCCTGCGCACCCTCGACGACGTCAAGCGGATCTCGCAGGCCACTGACGGCCTCGGCCAGCTCGCGGTTCTCAAGGGGTACGGCTCCGAGGGCCATGACTCCGCCCATCCGGACTACGGCGGCAACTACAACAAGCGGGCCGGCGGCCTCAAGGACCTCAACACCCTGCTCAAGCAGGGCAAGAAGTGGGGCGCCACCTTCGGCGTCCACGTCAACGCCACCGAGTCCTATCCGGAGGCCAACGCCTTCAGCGAGCAGCTCGTCGACAAGACCAAGCCCGGCTGGAACTGGCTCAACCAGAGCTACTACATCGACCAGCGCCGCGACATCAACAGCGGCGACCTGGCCAAGCGTTTCCAGCAGCTGCGCGACGAGACCGACAGGAACCTGAGCTTCCTCTACATCGACGTCTACTACACCCACGGCTGGATCGCCGACAAGACCATCCGGTCCGTCCAGAAGCAGGGCTGGACCGTCGGCACCGAGTGGGCCGACAAGTTCGAACGCGCCTCGCTCTGGTCGCACTGGGCCAACGACCTGAACTACGGCGGCGCCACCAACAAGGGCCTCAACTCGCAGATCATCCGCTTCATCCGCAACGGCGAGAAGGACGTCTGGAACAGCCACCCGGTCCTGGGCCAGAGCGTCCTGGAGGACTTCGAGGGGTGGACCGGCGAGAGTGACTGGAACGCCTTCACCGCCAACATCTGGCAGAAGAACCTCCCCGCCAAGTACCTCCAGCAGCAGAAGATCACCCGCTGGGACGGCAACGACATCACCTTCACCGGGGGAGTGCGCGGCACGGTCGAGGGCGGGAAGCGGACCTTCTACGAGCAGGGCCGCAAGGTGCTCAGCGGCACCGACTACCTGCTGCCCTGGGACGGCGGCAGGAAGCTCTACCACTACAGCGAGTCCGGCGGCACCAGCACCTGGGAGGTGCCGGGGAAGGGCCCGTACACGGTCTACAGACTCACCGACAACGGGCGCGAGAAGACCGCCACGGTCCGCCCGGTGAACGGGAAGATCACGCTGACCGCCACCGCCGGACAGCCCTACGTCCTCCACCCGGGCCGGGCGCCCCGGGCAGCCGACCCCGCATGGGGCCAGGGCACGCCCCTCAAGGACCCCGGCTTCAACGACCGTGACCTCACCGGCTGGACGAAGACCGGCACGGTCGTACGGGACACCGACGACCAGGGCCGCAACAGCGCCGCCCTCTCCGGCACCGCCCCGGCCGCCCTCGCCCAGCCCGTCACCGGCCTCAGGCCCGGCAAGCGCTACACCGCCTCCGCCCTCATCGAGGTGGAGCCCGGCACGACCCGCCGTACGGTGCTGAGCGCGGGCGGGAGGTCCGTGGCCGTCGAACGTTCCACGGCCGAGGACTTCGTCGCCGCGTCCGACTGGCACGGCACCCGCTTCCAGCGTGCCAAGGTCAGCTTCACCGCCCCGGCCGGCGGCCGCACCACCCTGCGTATCGAGGCGGCGGCGGGCTCCACGGCGACGGTCCGCGCCGATGACGTACGGATCGTCGAGAACGCCCCCGCCACCCGGCCCGGCACCCTCGTGTACGAGGACTTCGAGGCGGTCGACCAGGGCTGGGGCCCCTTCCTGAAGGGGAACGCGGGCGGCTCCACCGACCCCCGCACCAGCGTCTCCCAGCTGAACGCCCCGTACACCCAATCCGGCTGGAACGGGAAGCTGATCGACGACGTGCTCGGGGGAAGGAGTCCCTCAAGTCCCACGAGGAGAACACCGGGCTCGTCTACCGCACCGCACCCTGGACCGTGCCGATGCGGGACGGGCACCGCTACCAGGTGGCGTTCGACTACCAGTCCAGCCACGCCGGCGCCTACAGCTGGGTCGACGGCTACGACCGGGTCGCGGACGGCAAGCCCACCTCCACCGAGACCCGCACCACCCCGATCGGGCAGCGGCGCACCACCGGCCACTTCACCCAGACCCTCACCGCGGGCTGCGGCGACACCTGGACCGGGCTGCGGAAGCGGGCCGGGGCGCCCGAGGGCGCGGACTTCGTCCTCGACGCGTTCACCGTCACCGACCTGGGCCCCGCCCCGGCCGGGCAGGAGGCGGTCTGCGGCACGCTCGGTCTCGCCGCCGACGCCGAGACCCTGGAGCCGGGCGCCCCGAACACGGTCAAGGCGGTCTTCGGCAACGACGAGGCGACCGCCGCCACCGGGGTCGAGCTGGCACTGACCGTGCCCGAGGGGTGGCAGGCCGAGGCGGTCGGCCCGGTCGCCTTCGACTCCGTCGCCCCGGGCGCGAAGGTCACCGGCAGCTGGCGGGTCACCCCGCCGGTGGACGCCCCGTACGAGACGTACCAGCTCGGCGCCCAGGCCACGTACGCCGTGGGAGGCTCCCCGCGTACGCTCGGCGCGCAGACCTCCGTACGCACTCTGCCGCCCCCGCCCACCGAGGACAGCTGGGCCAGTGACCTCGACTGGACGGCCTCCCGGAACGGCTGGGGCCCCGTGGAGCGCGACCGGTCGAACGGGGAGACCGGGACCGGCGACGGCCCTCCGCTGACCATCGGCGGTGTCGTCTACGCCAAGGGCCTCGGTACCCACGCCCCGGCGAAGATCCGCTACTACCTGGGCGGGAAGTGCACCTCCTTCACCGCCGAGGTCGGCGTCGACGACGTCCAGGCCACGCGCGGCAGCGTGCGGTTCTCCGTCACCGCCGACGGGACGGAGAAGGTGACGTCGCCGGTGCTGGGCGCCGCCGACCCGGCCTGGAAGCTCACCGCCGACGTCACCGGCGCGCGGTACGTCGAGCTCGTCGTCGACGACGGCGGGGACGGCAACGGCAACGACCACGCCGACTGGGGCAACGCCCGCTTCCACTGCGGAGGTTGAACCTCCGTCGAACGGTGGTCGAGGCACGGTGGAGCGGAGCTGAACAGTGCTGGGCCATACTGAGGGGGCCTTCGGGCCCCCTCAGGTCCATGTGTCCCACGGCACATCATCTCTTTGTAGGGTTCTCACAGCGTGGAGCGGCGTTTCGCTGGTGGATCGCGTGCCCGGCGGGATGGTTCTGTTCACACCCACCACGAAACCGGGCAGGAGACTGTACGGAGTCGACGGCGCGATTTCTGGGTCGGGGTTCGTAGGGTCGATGCATGACCGTTGTGGACGAAACCCAGGGTGAGCCGAGCGATACGCGTGGCCGGGTGGCCGAACTGCTGGCCCTGCGCGAGCAGGCCCGGCGCGGCCCCAGCGAGCGCGCGACCCAGGCGCAGCACGCCAAGGGCAAGCTGACCGCGCGCGAGCGCATCGAGCTGCTGCTGGACCCGGGCTCGTTCAAGGAGGTCGAACAGCTCCGCCGCCACCGCGCGACCGGGTTCGGCCTGGAGGCCAAGAAGCCGTACACCGACGGTGTCATCACCGGCTGGGGCACGGTCGAGGGCCGCACGGTCTTCGTCTACGCGCACGACTTCCGGATCTTCGGCGGGGCGCTGGGCGAGGCCCACGCCACCAAGATCCACAAGATCATGGACATGGCCATCTCGGCCGGTGCCCCGCTGGTCTCCCTGAACGACGGCGCCGGCGCCCGTATCCAGGAGGGCGTCTCCGCGCTCGCCGGCTACGGCGGCATCTTCCAGCGCAACACGCGCGCCTCGGGTGTCATCCCGCAGATCAGCGTGATGCTCGGCCCGTGCGCGGGCGGCGCGGCCTACAGCCCCGCGCTCACCGACTTCGTCTTCATGGTCCGCGAGACCTCGCAGATGTTCATCACCGGACCGGACGTCGTCAAGGCGGTCACCGGCGAGGAGATCACCCAGAACGGCCTCGGCGGCGCGGATGTGCACGCCGAGACCTCCGGCGTCGCGCACTTCGCGTACGACGACGAGGAGACCTGCATCGCCGAGGTCCGCTACCTCATCGGGATGCTGCCCTCCAACAACCGCGAGAACCCGCCGACCGTCGAGAGCGACGACCCGGCCGACCGCCGCGGCGACGTGCTGCTGGACCTGGTCCCGGCCGACGGGAACCGCCCCTACGACATGCACCAGGTGATCGAGGAGCTCGTCGACGACGGCGACTACCTGGAGATCCACGAGCGCTGGGCCCGCAACATCATCTGCGCGATGGCCCGCCTGGACGGCCAGGTCGTCGGCATCGTCGCCAACCAGCCGCAGGCGCTGGCCGGGGTGCTGGACATCGAGGCGTCCGAGAAGGCCGCCCGGTTCGTCCAGATGTGTGATGCCTTCAACATCCCGATCATCACCCTTCTGGACGTCCCCGGCTTCCTGCCCGGCGTCGACCAGGAGCACGGTGGGATCATCCGGCACGGCGCCAAGCTGCTGTACGCCTACTGCAACGCCACCGTGCCCCGGATCTCGCTGATCCTGCGGAAGGCCTACGGAGGCGCGTACATCGTCATGGACAGCCAGTCCATCGGGGCCGACCTCACCTACGCCTGGCCCACCAACGAGATCGCGGTGATGGGCGCCGAAGGTGCCGCCAACGTCATCTTCCGCCGCCAGATCGCGGACGCCGAGGACCCCGAGGCCATGCGCACCCGCATGGTCAAGGAGTACAAGGCCGAGCTGATGCACCCCTACTACGCGGCCGAGCGCGGCCTCGTCGACGACGTCATCGACCCCGCCGAGACCCGCGAGGTGCTCATCGCCTCGCTCGCCATGCTCCGCAACAAGCACGCCGACCTGCCGTCCCGCAAGCACGGCAACCCCCCGCAGTAGTCGCCCGGCGCAGCGGCGCGATCCGCCGCACGGTCCACGACAGCCTGCCGAGAAGACGGAGAAACCCCACCATGAGCCTGACTTCCGCCGAGTCCGTCCTGCGCGTCGAGAAGGGGCACGCCGCCCCCGAGGAGCTGGCGGCCATCACCGCCGTCCTGATGGCCCGCGCCGCCGCCCAGCCGTCCGCCTCCGTCCACCGGGGCCGCGACACGGCCGGCTGGCGCCGTCTGGAGCGCACGCCGGGCTTCCGCGCCCCGCACAGCTGGCAGGGCTGACCCCGGCCGCGTACGGCGTCGCACAGCGCTGACCCGTGGCGCACAGTGTTACGGGAAGGGCCCCGCACTCCACCAGGAGTGCGGGGCCCTTCCCGTACGTACCGCGGGCCTCAGCGCAGGCGGGCCATCAGGGCGTGTTCCACCAGCGTGATGAGCGCGCTCTTGGCGTCGGCGCGGTGGCGGGCGTCCGTCGTCAGGATCGGGGTGTCCGGTCCGATCTGGAGCGCCTCGCGTACCTCGTCGGGGGTGTAGGGCTGGTGTCCGTCGAAGCCGTTGAGGGCGATGACGAAGGGGAGGCCGCTGTTCTCGAAGTAGTCGACGGCCGGGAAGCAGTCGGCGAGGCGGCGGGTGTCGACGAGGACGACGGCGCCGATGGCGCCGCGGACCAGGTCGTCCCACATGAACCAGAAGCGGTCCTGGCCCGGCGTACCGAAGAGGTACAGGATCAGGTCCTGGTCCAGGGTGATACGACCGAAGTCCATGGCCACCGTCGTGGTGGTCTTGTCCCCGGTGTGGGTCAGATCGTCGATGCCCGCGGACGCGGACGTCATCACGGCTTCGGTGCGCAGCGGATTGATCTCCGAAACGGCACCGACAAACGTGGTCTTACCCACGCCGAAGCCCCCTGCCACCACGATCTTCGCCGAGGTAGTGGAGCGGGCCGCTCCGCCGCTAGAGCTTGCGAAGTCCACTGAGCACCCTTTCGAGCAGTGTCACATCTGGCTGGCCGCCGGCGGTCTCGTCGCCGCCGGGCTGATGGATAGCGACGAGTCCCGCCTCGGCCAGGTCGGCGACGAGGATCCGGGCAACGCCGAGGGGGATCGAGAGCAGTGCCGAAATCTCGGCGACCGACTTGATCTCGATGCAGAGCCGGCAGATCCGCTGGTGCTCGGGCAACTGCCCTTGCAGCCGGGACGGATCGGCCGTGGTGCTGACCAGCGCCTCGATGGCGAGCTGGTAACGCGGCCGGGTCCGGCCGCCGGTCATGGCGTACGGACGGACCAGCGGGTTGTGCGCGGCGGGCAGGGCGGGCTCGGGGGCCCGCCGCTGCTCCACCGGCTGGATACGCTGCTGCTGAGGCGCGTCGTACCACTGCTGTTGCTGTTGCTGCTGCGGCCACGGTGAACCCGGCTGCTGCTGGGGCCAGTCGGACCCCTGCGCGCCATGGGCACCCTGCGGCTGCTGCGGCTGCTGGTATGGCTGATATGCGTTCCCCGGAGCCTGGCCGTTGGATCCTGCGGGGTAGCCGAAACGGTTGTCGCCGTGCTCACCCGGAACACTCTGTTCACCCTCGTATGGGTGTCCGCCTGTGGGTGTTGCCACGTTTCCTCCTCCGACTGCCGGTCGCCGATCCCAGTGGGGCCGCGCCACCGCACCTTATGGCGCGGTGGCGAGAAACGCACTGTCTGTCTACTAGTTAAGAAGACTTCCCTGAAGTTCGGCGCGGAGATCCGGAGTCAGGACGCTGCCCGCGCGGTCGACCAGAAGTGCCATCTCGTACCCGACCAGACCGATGTCGGCATCCGGGTGGGCGAGAACGGCAAGTGACGAACCGTCCGAGATGGACATGATGAAGAGGAATCCCCGCTCCATCTCCACCACGGTCTGGTTCACGGCCCCACCCTCGAAGATTCGGGAGGCGCCCGCGGTCAGCGACGTCAGACCGGAGGCGACGGCCGCCAGCTGGTCGGCGCGGTCGCGCGGGAACCCTTCGGACATGGCCAGCAGGAGTCCGTCGGCGGAGACCACCACCGTGTGCGACACCCCGGGGGTGTTGTCCACGAAGTTGGTGATCAACCAGTTCAGATTCTGCGCCGCCTGGCTCATCGCGCTCACACTAACGCTCCTGGTTGTAGGTGTTACTGGTGTCCGACCCCGCGTTGCGCCCCCGCTGGATGCCCCGCCGCAGGTTGCTCAACCTGCCGCGG
This DNA window, taken from Streptomyces griseus subsp. griseus, encodes the following:
- a CDS encoding acyl-CoA carboxylase subunit epsilon, translated to MSLTSAESVLRVEKGHAAPEELAAITAVLMARAAAQPSASVHRGRDTAGWRRLERTPGFRAPHSWQG
- a CDS encoding roadblock/LC7 domain-containing protein encodes the protein MSQAAQNLNWLITNFVDNTPGVSHTVVVSADGLLLAMSEGFPRDRADQLAAVASGLTSLTAGASRIFEGGAVNQTVVEMERGFLFIMSISDGSSLAVLAHPDADIGLVGYEMALLVDRAGSVLTPDLRAELQGSLLN
- a CDS encoding acyl-CoA carboxylase subunit beta, with the protein product MTVVDETQGEPSDTRGRVAELLALREQARRGPSERATQAQHAKGKLTARERIELLLDPGSFKEVEQLRRHRATGFGLEAKKPYTDGVITGWGTVEGRTVFVYAHDFRIFGGALGEAHATKIHKIMDMAISAGAPLVSLNDGAGARIQEGVSALAGYGGIFQRNTRASGVIPQISVMLGPCAGGAAYSPALTDFVFMVRETSQMFITGPDVVKAVTGEEITQNGLGGADVHAETSGVAHFAYDDEETCIAEVRYLIGMLPSNNRENPPTVESDDPADRRGDVLLDLVPADGNRPYDMHQVIEELVDDGDYLEIHERWARNIICAMARLDGQVVGIVANQPQALAGVLDIEASEKAARFVQMCDAFNIPIITLLDVPGFLPGVDQEHGGIIRHGAKLLYAYCNATVPRISLILRKAYGGAYIVMDSQSIGADLTYAWPTNEIAVMGAEGAANVIFRRQIADAEDPEAMRTRMVKEYKAELMHPYYAAERGLVDDVIDPAETREVLIASLAMLRNKHADLPSRKHGNPPQ
- a CDS encoding GTP-binding protein, producing the protein MDFASSSGGAARSTTSAKIVVAGGFGVGKTTFVGAVSEINPLRTEAVMTSASAGIDDLTHTGDKTTTTVAMDFGRITLDQDLILYLFGTPGQDRFWFMWDDLVRGAIGAVVLVDTRRLADCFPAVDYFENSGLPFVIALNGFDGHQPYTPDEVREALQIGPDTPILTTDARHRADAKSALITLVEHALMARLR
- a CDS encoding DUF742 domain-containing protein, with protein sequence MATPTGGHPYEGEQSVPGEHGDNRFGYPAGSNGQAPGNAYQPYQQPQQPQGAHGAQGSDWPQQQPGSPWPQQQQQQQWYDAPQQQRIQPVEQRRAPEPALPAAHNPLVRPYAMTGGRTRPRYQLAIEALVSTTADPSRLQGQLPEHQRICRLCIEIKSVAEISALLSIPLGVARILVADLAEAGLVAIHQPGGDETAGGQPDVTLLERVLSGLRKL